A window of Hymenobacter aerilatus contains these coding sequences:
- a CDS encoding ABC transporter ATP-binding protein: MELVIENLSKTYGNGVRALQNVSLRIPTGMFGLLGPNGAGKSSLMRTIATLQEADSGSIQLGDIDVLRDKDAVRRVLGYLPQEFGVYPKISAEELLDHFAVLKGLSDSKQRREIVHGLLQRTNLYEVRKKNLGGYSGGMKQRFGIAQALLGNPRLIIVDEPTAGLDPAERNRFHNLLAEIGENIIVILSTHIVSDVSDLCRNMAIINKGQVLLTGDPLLVMQELTGQLWRRTIDKEQLPALQQEQQVISTRLFAGRTIVHVVSDAQPGPDYEGITPTLEDVYFARIAQAERKVAVAES, from the coding sequence ATGGAGCTTGTTATCGAGAACTTATCCAAAACGTACGGCAACGGCGTGCGCGCCTTGCAAAACGTGTCGTTGCGCATCCCAACGGGCATGTTTGGCCTGCTAGGCCCGAACGGCGCCGGCAAATCGTCGTTGATGCGCACCATTGCTACCCTGCAAGAGGCCGACAGCGGCAGCATCCAGCTGGGCGACATTGACGTGTTGCGCGACAAAGACGCTGTGCGGCGGGTGCTGGGCTATTTGCCACAGGAGTTTGGCGTATACCCGAAAATTTCGGCCGAAGAGCTGCTCGACCATTTTGCCGTACTCAAAGGTCTGAGCGACAGCAAGCAACGGCGTGAGATAGTGCATGGCCTGCTCCAGCGCACCAACCTCTACGAAGTGCGCAAGAAGAACCTGGGCGGCTACTCCGGCGGTATGAAGCAGCGCTTTGGTATTGCGCAGGCGCTACTGGGCAACCCGCGCCTAATTATCGTGGATGAGCCCACGGCTGGCCTAGACCCCGCCGAGCGCAACCGTTTTCATAACCTGCTAGCCGAAATCGGGGAGAACATCATTGTGATTCTGAGCACGCACATTGTGTCCGACGTGAGCGACCTGTGCCGCAACATGGCCATCATCAACAAAGGCCAGGTGCTGCTCACCGGCGACCCGCTGCTGGTGATGCAGGAACTCACCGGCCAGCTCTGGCGCCGCACCATTGATAAGGAGCAACTGCCCGCTCTGCAACAGGAGCAGCAGGTGATTTCGACGCGCCTGTTTGCCGGCCGCACCATCGTGCACGTGGTCAGCGACGCGCAGCCAGGGCCAGACTACGAAGGCATCACCCCTACCCTGGAAGATGTGTACTTCGCCCGCATCGCGCAGGCCGAACGGAAGGTAGCCGTGGCAGAGAGCTAA
- a CDS encoding ABC transporter permease/M1 family aminopeptidase: protein MFLAILKFELWYRLRRPATYIYFAILLAISLLLMLMTGGFFEGVTASVGNSKVYINSPFALNGLISVLTIVPGVLIISAMFGPAVLRDFDSRMHPLLYTAPISKAGYLGGRFFGTLLVTLLVLSGIGVGLWIGTLFPGINPTKVGPSQVGAYLMPYLTFVLPNTLFAGAIFFVLATLTRQALSTYVGSIVFLVLYFTAQSQLSDLDNKTLASLLDPMGNGALSLLTKYWTPAEKNTRLIAPTGLLGLNRLLWLGVGLLLVAFCYLRFRFGQSVDTVRLRRLRPEEVGQAVQPVGTLVLPQVQQDFGTSQHLRQWARLTWQELRDVLRSPYFIAIVVAGLAFLLASALQIGKIYDTQTYPVTGQVIEILSGSFTLFLLAIITFYAGELVWRERDAHMNQLYDALPIPNWVPLASKLVALLLVPVVLLVVVLVFGVLTQLSYGYYNLEIGLYLRWLFGLKLLDYWLLVVLAVVVQVVVNNKYLGHLVMILYYMFVAFVAGQVGLEHNLLLYGSDPGVRYSALNGFGHFIGPYFWFKSYWAALAVALAVGANLLWVRGTETTWATRQQLAQRRFSTPAKVTLTLALLAFVGLGAWIFYNTNVLNKYRTGKQDEQDRVAYEKQYKRLQRLPQPRIVAVNVQVDLFPERQEARAHGQYWVLNKTQQPIDSVVLDVLNTARIRKLQAGPGARNVLADSIQGLYVQRLPRPLAPGDSLPLSFDLYYAAPGFENSTRRTNIVENGTFINSGMMPHLGYSEGNELSEEGARKKYGLQPKPRMRALGDTAARQNTYIAHDADWVRFTATVSTTPDQIALSPGYLQKEWQEGGRRYFRYAMDAPILNFYSFQSARYAVRRAKWNNVDIAIYYQPGHEYNLDRMIRGVKDGLAYYSKNFSPYQHRQVRIVEFPGYSSFAQSFPNTIPFSEGIGFIAKVDTTNPDDVDYPYYVTAHEVAHQWWAHQVIGADAQGSTLMVETLAQYSALMVMKQKYGEAMMRKFLKYEMDSYLGGRAQERIAEQPLYKVENQQYIHYRKGSVVMYALADYIGEDKVNQALSDYIKEVQYQEPPYTTSLDLVRHLRQVTPDSLQYLITDMFERITLYENRADSVTARKLPNGQYRVDMVLSAKKVYADSLGNETPAKNMDDLIDVGVLARKKINGQWQDVTLYRQKRRFRPGTTRISVTVPEKPAKAGIDPYNLLIDRTPSDNLKDVTVEK from the coding sequence ATGTTTCTCGCTATTCTCAAGTTTGAACTCTGGTACCGGCTCCGACGGCCGGCTACGTATATTTATTTTGCTATCCTACTCGCTATCAGTTTACTACTGATGCTGATGACGGGCGGTTTCTTTGAAGGCGTCACGGCTTCGGTGGGCAACAGCAAGGTGTACATCAACTCGCCGTTTGCGCTGAACGGCTTGATTAGTGTACTCACCATTGTGCCGGGTGTGCTGATTATCTCGGCCATGTTTGGGCCGGCTGTGCTGCGCGATTTCGACAGCCGCATGCACCCGCTGCTTTACACGGCGCCTATTAGCAAGGCCGGCTATTTGGGCGGACGCTTCTTCGGAACGCTGCTCGTTACGTTGTTGGTACTCAGCGGCATTGGGGTAGGCCTGTGGATTGGCACGCTGTTTCCGGGCATCAACCCGACCAAGGTAGGACCGTCGCAGGTGGGTGCCTACCTGATGCCCTACCTCACGTTTGTGCTGCCGAATACGTTGTTTGCCGGGGCCATTTTCTTTGTGCTGGCTACCCTCACGCGGCAGGCGCTGAGCACCTACGTGGGCAGCATCGTGTTTCTGGTGCTCTACTTCACGGCCCAAAGTCAGCTCTCCGACCTCGACAACAAAACCCTGGCGTCCCTACTCGACCCCATGGGCAACGGGGCGCTGTCCCTGCTCACGAAGTACTGGACGCCCGCCGAGAAAAACACCCGCCTAATTGCGCCTACCGGGCTACTGGGCCTCAACCGCCTGCTATGGTTGGGCGTGGGGCTGCTGCTGGTGGCATTTTGCTACCTGCGGTTCCGATTTGGGCAAAGCGTAGACACAGTACGCTTGCGCCGTCTGCGGCCCGAAGAGGTGGGCCAAGCGGTGCAGCCGGTGGGCACACTGGTACTACCCCAGGTGCAGCAGGATTTCGGCACCAGCCAGCACCTGCGGCAGTGGGCCCGCCTGACGTGGCAGGAGCTGCGCGACGTGCTGCGCAGTCCTTACTTTATTGCTATTGTGGTGGCGGGCTTGGCGTTTCTACTCGCCTCGGCCCTGCAAATCGGCAAGATCTACGACACTCAGACGTACCCTGTAACGGGCCAGGTAATCGAGATTTTATCGGGCTCGTTTACGCTGTTTCTGCTGGCTATCATTACCTTCTACGCCGGGGAACTGGTGTGGCGCGAGCGGGATGCCCACATGAATCAGCTCTACGACGCCCTACCCATTCCGAACTGGGTGCCGCTGGCCTCGAAGCTGGTAGCGCTGCTACTCGTGCCGGTGGTATTGCTGGTGGTGGTGCTGGTGTTTGGGGTGCTCACGCAGCTTTCGTATGGCTATTATAACCTGGAAATTGGGCTGTACCTGCGCTGGCTGTTTGGGCTGAAGCTGCTAGACTACTGGCTGCTGGTGGTGCTAGCGGTGGTGGTGCAAGTTGTTGTCAACAACAAGTACCTGGGCCACCTCGTGATGATACTCTACTATATGTTCGTGGCCTTTGTTGCCGGGCAGGTAGGGCTAGAGCACAACCTGCTGCTCTACGGCTCCGACCCCGGCGTGCGTTACTCGGCGCTTAATGGATTTGGGCATTTCATTGGGCCGTACTTCTGGTTTAAAAGCTACTGGGCGGCGCTAGCCGTGGCCCTGGCGGTGGGGGCCAACTTGCTATGGGTGCGCGGCACCGAAACCACCTGGGCTACCCGGCAGCAGCTTGCGCAACGGCGTTTCAGCACTCCGGCCAAAGTCACGCTCACACTGGCGCTGCTGGCGTTTGTGGGGCTGGGCGCGTGGATTTTCTACAACACCAACGTGCTCAATAAGTACCGCACCGGCAAGCAAGACGAACAAGACCGCGTAGCTTATGAAAAGCAGTACAAGCGCCTCCAGCGCCTACCCCAGCCGCGCATTGTGGCCGTGAACGTGCAGGTCGATTTGTTTCCGGAGCGACAAGAGGCACGAGCGCACGGGCAATATTGGGTGCTCAACAAAACCCAGCAGCCTATTGACTCAGTGGTGCTGGATGTACTGAACACGGCCCGCATCCGGAAGCTGCAAGCCGGCCCCGGCGCCCGCAACGTACTGGCCGACTCTATCCAGGGCCTCTACGTGCAGCGCCTACCCCGCCCCCTGGCTCCCGGCGACTCCCTCCCCCTCTCTTTCGACCTGTACTACGCCGCGCCGGGCTTCGAGAATAGCACGCGCCGCACCAACATTGTAGAGAATGGCACCTTTATCAATAGTGGCATGATGCCCCACCTGGGCTACAGCGAAGGCAACGAGCTAAGCGAGGAAGGCGCCCGCAAAAAGTACGGCCTCCAGCCTAAGCCGCGCATGCGCGCGCTGGGCGACACGGCCGCCCGCCAGAACACATACATTGCCCACGATGCCGACTGGGTGCGCTTCACAGCTACCGTCAGCACCACGCCCGACCAGATTGCACTGTCACCGGGCTACCTCCAAAAGGAGTGGCAGGAAGGCGGCCGCCGCTACTTCCGCTACGCTATGGACGCGCCGATTCTGAATTTCTACTCGTTTCAGTCGGCGCGCTATGCGGTGCGCCGGGCCAAGTGGAACAACGTGGACATTGCCATCTATTACCAGCCTGGCCACGAGTACAACCTCGACCGCATGATTCGGGGTGTGAAGGATGGCTTGGCCTATTATTCCAAAAACTTCAGCCCCTACCAGCACCGGCAGGTGCGCATTGTGGAGTTTCCGGGGTACAGCAGCTTCGCGCAGTCGTTTCCCAACACTATTCCGTTTTCGGAGGGCATCGGCTTCATTGCCAAAGTGGATACCACCAACCCCGACGACGTGGACTACCCCTACTACGTGACGGCCCACGAGGTAGCGCACCAGTGGTGGGCGCACCAGGTAATCGGGGCCGATGCGCAAGGCTCGACGCTGATGGTGGAAACGCTGGCCCAGTATTCGGCTCTCATGGTGATGAAGCAGAAGTACGGCGAGGCCATGATGCGCAAGTTTCTGAAGTACGAAATGGACAGCTACTTGGGCGGCCGCGCCCAAGAGCGCATTGCCGAGCAGCCGCTGTATAAAGTAGAAAATCAGCAGTATATCCATTACCGCAAAGGCTCGGTGGTGATGTACGCCCTGGCCGACTACATTGGCGAGGACAAGGTAAACCAAGCGCTTTCCGACTACATCAAGGAGGTGCAGTACCAGGAGCCGCCCTACACCACCTCGCTAGATTTGGTGCGCCACCTGCGCCAAGTCACGCCCGATTCGTTGCAGTACCTCATCACGGATATGTTCGAGCGCATCACGCTGTATGAGAACCGCGCCGATTCTGTGACGGCTCGCAAGCTGCCTAACGGCCAGTACCGCGTAGACATGGTATTGAGTGCCAAGAAAGTATACGCTGACAGCCTTGGCAACGAAACGCCCGCGAAGAACATGGATGACCTGATTGATGTGGGCGTGCTGGCCCGCAAGAAAATCAACGGCCAATGGCAAGACGTGACGCTCTACCGTCAGAAGCGCCGCTTCCGCCCCGGCACGACCCGCATCAGTGTGACGGTACCTGAGAAGCCCGCCAAAGCCGGCATCGACCCTTATAACCTATTGATTGACAGAACGCCGAGCGATAATCTGAAGGATGTGACGGTTGAGAAGTAG